AGGCCCGCGAACGGGCCCGGCTCGGCATGGCGGCCGGCGAGGACAAGTATCTCCCGCTGCGGGAACGAGGCCCGCAGAAGCGGTTCGCCCGCGACTACATCGACGCCAGGTTCAACGTGGGCGAGTTCATGATCCCGGTCATGTTCCTGGTCATCCTGCTCACGTTCTTCCCCGACCCCTCTGTGCAGACCTACGGCATCCTCGCCCTGTGGGCGTTCTTCCTCGTCGCGATCGTGGACTGCATCGTGCTGGGCTTCATTCTGACCAAGAAGATCGAGGCCAAGTTCGGCGCCGACCGGGCCGAGCGGGTGCGCTGGTACGCGGCGATGCGCGCCCTGCAGCTGCGGGTCATGCGTCTGCCCAAGCCCCAGGTCAAGCGCGGTCAGTACCCCGCCTGATCCTCACGAGCCGTGCTCGTACGGCGTTTCCCCTCCACGCGTGGCGTGCGAGGGGTTTCGTCGTTTAACGCCGGTCAGCGCCGGTAGGCGCCCAGACGGATCACCGGAACGCGCAGCTCCTCATCGGTGAGCGAACCGTGCTGACCGATCATGTTCCGGGCGGACTGGTTCGGTTCCCGGGAGTCGTAGTAGGCGATGAGCTTGCGGGCGGCCACGATGACATCCCCGATCCGGCTGGTGGCGTCGGGCCGCACCATTCCGAAGAGGCCGGCGTCCATGGCTTCCGCCCGGGTGAAGACCCAGGCCCGCTCCCCCTCGACCGACCGCCAGGCCCCGGCAAGGGCGTCCGCGTTCACGCCAGGTTCCGTGTAGAGGTGCAGGCATCGTGGGTCTCCGCCGATGTGGCGGACGCCGGCGACGAGTTCGGGCACCGTGTCGAAGAGCACCTGCTTGGCCGCGGGGACGTCCACGACACCGTGGTCGGCCGTCAGGATGAGTCCTTCGTCGGCGCGCAGGCCGGCCGCCGCCCGGGCCATCTCGGCGTCGAGGCTCTCCAGCTGGGTCAGCCACCGGCCGGACTCCCAGCCGTGCGCGTGGGCCGCGATGTCGAGCTCCGGAACGTACAGGTAGATGAGCGCACGGGGTTCGGCGTCGAGGATCTCGCGTGCGGCTTCGAACCGGGCCGCAATGGACTCGGCCGGGACATACCGTGCTCCGCGGAGCACCGCTTGGCTGAAGCCGGAGTCGGCGAAGCGTTTCGGTCCGACCGCGAAACCCGGGATGCCGGCCGCGGCGGCCGCGTCGAACACCGTGGGCTGCGGCTGCCAGCTGAGCGGCGCCATCCGCTCGTCCCAGCCGGTGAGCTGGTTGACGACCCGGTCGTTCGCGGCGTCCAGGACCCGGTAGCCCACCAGCCCGTGCGCGCCGGGGGCCAGCCCTGTCGTCAACGAGGCGATCCCCGCCGCCGTGGTGGCCGGGAACACGCCGTCCACGGCGTCGGCCTTGGCCAGATGCGCGGTGAGGAAGCGGGCATGCCCCGCCCGGGCCCGGAGGTTGGCGACCCCGAGTCCGTCGGCCAGGACCACGACAGCCCGGGCCGCCGGCGGCAGGCCCAGCGGGTTCGGGGCGTTCTGCAGCGATGCCAGCGAACTTGTCAGGACATCGGCAAGGCGAACGGCGCTGAAAGGCCGGACCGGTAGCATAGGGGACATCTGGCCCAGTCTGACATAGACGAGGCCGCACGTATTCTTCGCGCACGTCCGTGCGCATCAGCCTGGCGCAGCCGGTCCTGCCGGTGTGCCCCACCCAGCAGAATCTACGAATGAGCCGCTCAGACAACACCGTGCCCACCGCGTCCACCGAGCGCATCGAAGACGTCGACGTGTCGACGGAGATGCAGGGCTCCTTCCTGGAGTACGCCTACTCGGTGATCTACTCGCGGGCCCTCCCCGACGCGAGGGACGGCCTGAAACCGGTGCAGCGCCGCATCCTGTACCAGATGAGCGAGATGGGCCTGCGGCCCGACCGCGGCCACGTCAAGTCGGCCCGCGTCGTCGGTGAGGTGATGGGCAAGCTGCACCCGCACGGCGACACCGCCATCTACGACGCCATGGTGCGCATGGCGCAGGCGTTCACTCTGCGGGTTCCGCTCATCGATGGCCACGGCAACTTCGGCTCCCTCGACGACGGCCCGGCCGCACCCCGGTACACGGAAGCGCGTCTGGCCGCTCCGGCGCTGTCGATGACGGAGCACCTCGACGAGGACGTCGTGGATTTCGTGCCCAACTACGACAACCAGCTCACCCAGCCCGACGTGCTGCCGGCCGCGTATCCCAACCTTCTTGTGAACGGTGCCAGTGGCATCGCCGTGGGTATGGCGACGAATATGGCGCCGCACAACCTGGTCGAGGTCATCGGCGCCGCCCGGCACCTGCTCGCCCACCCGCGCGCCACCCTCGACGAGCTGATGGAGTTCGTGCCGGGCCCCGACCTGCCCACCGGAGGCACCATCGTGGGTCTGGCGGGGATCAAGGACGCGTATCTCACGGGACGCGGGAGCTTCAAGACCCGCGCCAAGGTGTCCGTCGAGGCGATCACGGCCCGCAAGGCCGGGCTGGTCGTCACCGAGCTTCCCTACCTCGTCGGCCCTGAACGGGTGATCGAGAAGATCAAGGACGGCGTCACCTCCAAGAAGCTCAGCGGGATCTCCGACGTCACCGACCTCACGGACCGCACCAAGGGCCTGCGCCTGGTGATCGGCATCAAGACCGGCTTCAGCCCCGAGGCGGTGCTGGAGCAGCTCTACCGGTACACCCCGCTCGAGGACTCCTTCAATATCAACGCCGTCGCCCTGGTCAACGGCGGGCCGCAGACCCTCGGCCTGGTGGAGCTGCTGCAGGTCTACGTGGACCACCGCATCGAGGTCGTCACCCGGCGCTCCGCCTACCGGCTCGCGCGCCGGCGCGAGCGCCTGCACCTGGTGGAGGGACTGCTCATCGCGATCCTGGACATCGACGAGGTCATCCAGGTCATCCGCGCCAGCGACGACACCGACCAGGCCCGCACCCGGCTCATCGACGTGTTCGACCTCAGCCAGGTCCAGGCCGAGTACATCCTCGAACTGCGACTGCGCCGCCTGACCCGGTTCTCCCGCATCGAGCTCGAGTCCGAGCGCGACCAGCTGCTCGCCGAGATCCGCGAGCTGGAGACCCTGCTCGGCAGCAAGCAGGCCATCCGTACCCTGGTGTCCACCGAGCTCGCCGCCGTGTCGGACCGGTTCGGCACGCCGCGCCGCACCCTGCTCACCGAGGCGCGACCGAGCATCGCCGGCGCCTCCGCCAAGCGCGCGGCCGTGCTGGAGGTGACCGACACCCCCACCCGGGTGTACCTGAGCACCACGGGCCGCATCGCGAGGGTCGACCTGCCACCGTCGGACGACGACCAGGCCGAACGCATCACCCCTGCGCACCGCCGCAGCAAGCACGACGCCGTGCTGTCGGCGCTGGACACCACCAGCCGCACCGAGATCGGCGCCGTGACCAACCGCGGCCGGCTCATCAGGTTCTCCCCCGTCGACCTCCCCGTGGTGCCGCCTACCTCGATCCAGTTGGCCGCCGGCGTGCGCGTGCGGGACTACCTGTCGCTGGCCGGCGGCGGCGAGCATGTGCTCGCCCTCGTGGCGCTGACGGGCGACCGGTGCATCGCCATCGGCACCCGGTTGGGCGTGGTCAAACGGCTCACCGCGAACGACTGGGCGAACAAGCCCGATTTTGAGATCATCGCGCTTAAGCCCGGCGACGAGGTTGTCGGAGCCGTGCAGGGCTCGGAGGAGGACGAACTCGTGTTCGTCGCCTCCGACGCCCAGCTGCTGCGTTTCCCGGCCGCGACCGTGCGGCCGCAAGGCCGGACGGCCGGCGGAATGGCGGGCATCAAACTCGCCACGGGAGTCAGCGTCGTGTTCTTCACCAGCCTGCCGGCCGACTCCGCCGACACCGCTGTTGTCGCCACCATCGCCTCGAGCAGCCTGACCCTGCCCGGCACCGATCCGGGCAGCGCGAAGGTTTCGGCGTTCTCCGAGTACCCGGCCAAGGGGCGCGCCACAGGCGGTGTGCGCTCACACCGGTTCCTCAAGGGCGAAGACCTCATCGCCCTCGCCTGGGTGGGCGCGGCTCCGGCTCGCGCCCTGGGCATGGAAGGGTCGCCGCGTACCCTGCCCGAGACCGGCGCGCGGCGGGATGCGTCCGGCGTCATGCTGGACGCCGTGGTCGGCTCGATCGGCGCCGGGATCGGCTGACCGGCGTCTCGGTCGGCCTGCCGAGGTGCAGCCGGAGCCTCCCGCAGTAGGGTGGGGCATGGCTGATCTGAGCGGTTCCACGATCCTGGTTGTCGGTGCGACGGGCGGGTTGGGCCGTGAGCTCGCCCGGCAACTCGCCGAGGCCGGGGCCACCCTGGTGCTCAGCGCCCGCGATCCGGCCGCGATCGCCGCGCTGGGGATTCCGGGTGCCGTCGTCGCGGCCGACCTGACCGACCCGGCCGCGATCCGGCGCCTGGTGCAGGTGGCCGTGACCGTCACCGGCCGCCTCGACGGCATCGTCGTCGCCGCCGGCGTCGTGGCGTTCGGTCCGGCCGCCGACCTCTCCCCCGCCACCATCGAGCGGCTCTTCGCCGTGAACACCATCGCCCCGATGCTGCTGCTCCAGGCCGCCCATCAGACCCTCGCGGCGTCGGCGGCGGCCGGTAGCTCCCCCTTCTTCGTCACGCTCA
This is a stretch of genomic DNA from Cryobacterium soli. It encodes these proteins:
- a CDS encoding DUF3043 domain-containing protein, which gives rise to MAKQPVNPDAEPSIETVDQTKARLAGTPTGKGQPTPSRRVQEAANKRPLVPDDRKLAAKQARAKSSEARERARLGMAAGEDKYLPLRERGPQKRFARDYIDARFNVGEFMIPVMFLVILLTFFPDPSVQTYGILALWAFFLVAIVDCIVLGFILTKKIEAKFGADRAERVRWYAAMRALQLRVMRLPKPQVKRGQYPA
- a CDS encoding alkaline phosphatase family protein, with the translated sequence MSPMLPVRPFSAVRLADVLTSSLASLQNAPNPLGLPPAARAVVVLADGLGVANLRARAGHARFLTAHLAKADAVDGVFPATTAAGIASLTTGLAPGAHGLVGYRVLDAANDRVVNQLTGWDERMAPLSWQPQPTVFDAAAAAGIPGFAVGPKRFADSGFSQAVLRGARYVPAESIAARFEAAREILDAEPRALIYLYVPELDIAAHAHGWESGRWLTQLESLDAEMARAAAGLRADEGLILTADHGVVDVPAAKQVLFDTVPELVAGVRHIGGDPRCLHLYTEPGVNADALAGAWRSVEGERAWVFTRAEAMDAGLFGMVRPDATSRIGDVIVAARKLIAYYDSREPNQSARNMIGQHGSLTDEELRVPVIRLGAYRR
- a CDS encoding DNA gyrase/topoisomerase IV subunit A: MSRSDNTVPTASTERIEDVDVSTEMQGSFLEYAYSVIYSRALPDARDGLKPVQRRILYQMSEMGLRPDRGHVKSARVVGEVMGKLHPHGDTAIYDAMVRMAQAFTLRVPLIDGHGNFGSLDDGPAAPRYTEARLAAPALSMTEHLDEDVVDFVPNYDNQLTQPDVLPAAYPNLLVNGASGIAVGMATNMAPHNLVEVIGAARHLLAHPRATLDELMEFVPGPDLPTGGTIVGLAGIKDAYLTGRGSFKTRAKVSVEAITARKAGLVVTELPYLVGPERVIEKIKDGVTSKKLSGISDVTDLTDRTKGLRLVIGIKTGFSPEAVLEQLYRYTPLEDSFNINAVALVNGGPQTLGLVELLQVYVDHRIEVVTRRSAYRLARRRERLHLVEGLLIAILDIDEVIQVIRASDDTDQARTRLIDVFDLSQVQAEYILELRLRRLTRFSRIELESERDQLLAEIRELETLLGSKQAIRTLVSTELAAVSDRFGTPRRTLLTEARPSIAGASAKRAAVLEVTDTPTRVYLSTTGRIARVDLPPSDDDQAERITPAHRRSKHDAVLSALDTTSRTEIGAVTNRGRLIRFSPVDLPVVPPTSIQLAAGVRVRDYLSLAGGGEHVLALVALTGDRCIAIGTRLGVVKRLTANDWANKPDFEIIALKPGDEVVGAVQGSEEDELVFVASDAQLLRFPAATVRPQGRTAGGMAGIKLATGVSVVFFTSLPADSADTAVVATIASSSLTLPGTDPGSAKVSAFSEYPAKGRATGGVRSHRFLKGEDLIALAWVGAAPARALGMEGSPRTLPETGARRDASGVMLDAVVGSIGAGIG